From the genome of Thermogutta terrifontis, one region includes:
- a CDS encoding VWA domain-containing protein yields the protein MRSAKLLRLLWECEDKKRRRGAIVVLTALLMVFMMGLLALSVDVGYMMTVKTELKRATDAAALAGAASLVDGTEVARLKAFEFLARNPIGHQNLTELANWEDRLEELLAQHSQEFRVDFGEWDAETSQFLPTATTPSAIRVTTTHNGGPLFFARIFGRDAFVLQAESIAQYQPRDIVLVLDFSASMNDDSELRRITEFGPSARQAVEANIQQIYQELGSPTYGSLQFTPQYYTQVGKPPQSSCQPQITVTFRGDDVYVVSTKDLSNVVLQFSDGTKQKFDGLSGKTGAFRGTGYNANKRIDRCWVKSGCNESGEGPGYGERFEDTAANIMKAFGLDKVPYPYPSGSWESYIDYVKTSTFVKNAGYRKMYGYLTLINYWLEQKPKANETPDLWKVSEQPVSQLKEAVGVFFDYIQAVNTNDRVSLVIYNSPDQMAVTEHPLTQSFEAIKDTIIHRQAGHYDHYTNIGAGIKNGVDELLAHGRPGAFKMIVLMTDGKANRPYNETQGRAYALAQAQRAAENRIPIFTIGLGLDADTALLDEIARMTNGQSFIVPGTLAVTNYREQLIEKFRTVATHRPVRLVK from the coding sequence ATGAGGTCGGCGAAGCTGCTTCGGCTGCTGTGGGAGTGCGAGGACAAAAAAAGACGTCGTGGCGCGATTGTTGTACTCACGGCACTGCTCATGGTCTTCATGATGGGGCTTCTTGCCCTTTCTGTGGACGTGGGCTACATGATGACGGTGAAGACCGAGCTCAAACGAGCCACGGATGCGGCGGCCCTGGCTGGCGCCGCAAGCCTGGTCGACGGAACCGAAGTCGCCCGCCTCAAAGCGTTCGAGTTTTTGGCCAGAAACCCAATCGGTCACCAAAATCTGACCGAGTTGGCAAACTGGGAAGATCGACTGGAAGAGCTGCTCGCTCAGCATTCCCAGGAGTTTCGCGTGGACTTCGGAGAGTGGGACGCCGAAACCTCCCAGTTCCTTCCCACTGCGACCACCCCGTCCGCCATTCGCGTGACAACCACACACAATGGCGGACCTCTGTTTTTCGCCCGAATCTTCGGCCGGGACGCCTTCGTCCTTCAGGCTGAATCGATCGCCCAGTACCAGCCCAGGGATATCGTGCTGGTGCTCGACTTTTCTGCCTCCATGAACGACGACAGTGAACTCCGCCGAATCACTGAATTCGGCCCGTCTGCCCGTCAGGCCGTGGAAGCCAATATCCAGCAAATTTACCAGGAACTTGGCTCACCGACTTACGGCTCTCTCCAGTTCACGCCGCAGTATTACACCCAGGTGGGTAAACCGCCTCAATCGTCTTGCCAACCCCAGATCACCGTCACGTTTCGTGGGGACGACGTTTACGTCGTTTCGACCAAGGACCTCTCAAACGTGGTGCTTCAATTCTCTGACGGCACCAAGCAGAAGTTCGATGGGCTTTCTGGAAAAACGGGTGCTTTCCGGGGTACCGGCTACAACGCCAACAAGCGGATCGACCGCTGCTGGGTGAAATCCGGCTGCAACGAAAGTGGTGAAGGCCCCGGCTACGGCGAACGTTTCGAAGACACCGCCGCGAACATTATGAAAGCCTTTGGGCTCGACAAGGTGCCTTACCCCTATCCCTCCGGCAGTTGGGAAAGTTACATCGATTATGTTAAAACGAGCACCTTCGTGAAAAACGCGGGTTATCGGAAAATGTACGGTTATTTGACCCTCATCAACTACTGGTTGGAGCAAAAACCAAAGGCCAACGAAACGCCCGACTTGTGGAAAGTGAGTGAGCAGCCTGTCAGTCAGCTCAAAGAGGCCGTGGGAGTGTTCTTCGACTACATCCAGGCTGTGAATACCAACGATCGGGTGTCGCTCGTGATCTACAACTCGCCCGATCAGATGGCAGTAACTGAGCACCCACTCACTCAATCCTTCGAGGCCATTAAAGACACCATCATCCACCGGCAGGCGGGTCACTACGACCATTACACGAATATCGGCGCGGGGATCAAAAACGGAGTGGATGAACTTCTCGCCCACGGACGGCCGGGGGCCTTCAAAATGATCGTGCTGATGACGGACGGAAAGGCCAACCGGCCATACAACGAAACCCAGGGACGCGCCTACGCTCTTGCGCAGGCCCAAAGGGCGGCCGAAAACCGAATTCCGATCTTCACGATCGGACTGGGGCTGGACGCCGATACGGCCCTGCTTGATGAAATCGCTCGCATGACCAACGGCCAGTCGTTCATCGTACCAGGCACCCTGGCCGTTACAAATTATCGCGAACAGCTCATCGAGAAGTTCCGCACGGTGGCGACCCATCGACCTGTTCGTCTGGTGAAATAG
- the acnA gene encoding aconitate hydratase AcnA, which produces MVTIANDPFQALGDLRTSSGAWKFFRLTRLEDLGLTRLTDLPYSIRILLESVLRQCDGFSITEEDVRRLAQWGGSKGRGDIEVPFKPARVILQDFTGVPALVDLAAMRSAIHRMGGQPSRVNPLIPVDLVIDHSVQVDFFGDRDAFQKNVRLEFERNRERYEFLRWGQVSFANLRVVPPAAGIIHQINLEYLARCVVTNDQGLAYPDTLVGTDSHTTMINGLGVLGWGVGGIEAEAAMLGQPMYMLAPEVVGLELVGELREGVTATDLVLTVTELLRKEGVVGKFVEFFGEAIARMPVYDRAVLANMAPEYGATMGFFPIDDQTLHYLQETGRPAELVELVERYCKEQGLFRNPGDPVPSYTKILRLDLDSVEGSVAGPKRPQDRVPVARLAQSFAEALTAPVDKRGFGLTPDAVTRQEIFRWDGKEVTLGHGSVVIAAITSCTNTSNPKLMIAAGLLAKKACEKGLTVPPYVKTSLAPGSRVVTDYLERLGLLPYLEKLGFAIVGYGCTTCIGNSGPLPEAVAEAVKRGNLVVAAVLSGNRNFEGRIHPLVKANYLASPPLVVAAALAGSVTRDLLREPIGTDPAGQPVYLKDLWPSEREIASAMAQVLTPELFQKRYQSVFEGDELWQSLAVQPSELFPWREESTYIHEPPYFDGLTPEPTPPPPIRGARVLLALGDSVTTDHISPAGTIPKDSPAGRFLIERGVPPEEFNTYGARRGNDLVMVRGTFANIRLRNYLVPDQEGGVTRYWPTGEVLSVFEAAMRYKSSGTPLVVLAGAEYGTGSSRDWAAKGTALLGIRAVLATSFERIHRSNLVGMGVLPLQFPGGQTWQGLGLTGEEVIDILEPETGLTPRCCVRVVARKSDGQTIEFSCVARIDTPVELEYYRHGGILPMVLRKLLSVP; this is translated from the coding sequence ATGGTCACAATTGCGAACGATCCGTTTCAAGCTCTTGGCGACCTGCGAACCTCCAGTGGTGCGTGGAAATTTTTTCGGCTCACGCGGCTTGAAGACCTGGGCTTGACGCGACTGACGGACCTCCCGTACTCCATCCGCATTTTGCTGGAATCCGTGCTGCGGCAGTGCGACGGATTCTCGATTACGGAAGAGGACGTTCGCCGGCTTGCTCAATGGGGCGGCTCCAAAGGTCGTGGGGACATCGAGGTGCCCTTCAAGCCTGCACGGGTCATTCTTCAGGATTTCACCGGAGTCCCCGCTTTGGTGGACCTGGCTGCCATGCGCAGTGCAATTCATCGCATGGGTGGCCAGCCATCCCGCGTGAACCCCCTCATCCCGGTCGATCTCGTGATTGATCATTCTGTCCAGGTGGACTTCTTCGGGGATAGGGACGCTTTTCAGAAAAACGTTCGCTTGGAGTTCGAGCGGAATCGCGAGCGGTATGAGTTTCTCCGCTGGGGACAGGTCAGCTTCGCCAATCTTCGCGTTGTCCCGCCAGCAGCCGGAATCATTCACCAGATCAATTTGGAGTATCTCGCCCGATGCGTTGTCACAAATGATCAGGGCCTTGCCTACCCGGACACCCTCGTGGGCACGGACAGCCATACCACAATGATCAACGGGCTGGGCGTGCTGGGCTGGGGAGTGGGAGGGATCGAAGCCGAAGCCGCCATGCTCGGTCAGCCCATGTACATGCTGGCCCCCGAAGTGGTGGGCCTGGAACTGGTGGGCGAGTTACGAGAGGGCGTCACCGCCACCGATTTGGTGCTGACCGTCACCGAACTGCTGCGAAAGGAGGGAGTTGTCGGAAAATTCGTCGAGTTTTTTGGCGAGGCCATCGCTCGAATGCCCGTTTATGACCGGGCGGTTCTGGCCAATATGGCGCCGGAATACGGAGCCACAATGGGCTTTTTCCCCATCGACGATCAAACGCTTCACTATCTCCAGGAGACCGGCCGTCCTGCTGAACTTGTGGAACTGGTCGAACGGTACTGCAAGGAGCAGGGGCTTTTCCGCAACCCGGGGGATCCAGTGCCCAGCTACACAAAGATCCTTCGCCTCGACCTGGACAGCGTGGAGGGCTCGGTGGCGGGCCCAAAACGCCCCCAGGACAGAGTTCCCGTTGCCCGACTCGCGCAGAGTTTTGCGGAAGCCCTGACGGCGCCCGTGGACAAGCGGGGTTTTGGGCTCACGCCCGACGCAGTCACGCGGCAAGAGATTTTTCGCTGGGATGGGAAAGAAGTCACCCTTGGCCACGGCTCAGTGGTCATCGCCGCCATTACAAGCTGCACCAACACAAGCAATCCCAAATTGATGATCGCAGCCGGGTTACTCGCGAAAAAAGCCTGTGAAAAAGGGCTCACCGTTCCGCCCTACGTGAAAACAAGCCTCGCGCCGGGATCTCGCGTGGTCACCGATTACCTTGAACGACTGGGCCTGCTGCCGTATCTGGAAAAGCTGGGATTCGCCATTGTTGGCTACGGTTGCACCACATGTATTGGAAATAGCGGTCCGTTACCAGAGGCCGTTGCCGAGGCCGTTAAACGGGGCAACCTCGTGGTCGCCGCAGTCCTCAGCGGAAACCGCAATTTTGAAGGCCGAATCCATCCGCTCGTCAAAGCGAATTATCTGGCTTCCCCACCGCTCGTTGTGGCAGCGGCGCTGGCTGGATCGGTCACCCGCGACCTCCTCCGCGAGCCTATCGGGACAGATCCAGCAGGTCAGCCGGTGTACTTGAAAGACCTCTGGCCAAGTGAACGGGAAATCGCTTCAGCGATGGCGCAGGTGTTGACCCCCGAGCTTTTCCAAAAACGCTATCAATCTGTCTTTGAAGGCGACGAACTGTGGCAGAGTCTTGCAGTCCAGCCGAGCGAGCTTTTCCCATGGCGTGAGGAAAGCACGTATATCCACGAGCCCCCGTATTTTGACGGGCTCACGCCGGAGCCCACTCCCCCACCTCCAATCCGTGGTGCCCGGGTCCTTCTGGCCCTGGGAGATTCCGTCACCACGGACCATATCTCGCCGGCGGGGACCATCCCCAAAGATAGCCCAGCAGGCCGTTTTCTTATCGAAAGAGGTGTTCCGCCGGAAGAATTCAATACCTATGGCGCTCGACGCGGCAACGACCTTGTCATGGTTCGGGGAACGTTTGCCAACATTCGCCTGCGAAATTATCTGGTCCCTGACCAGGAAGGCGGTGTGACGCGCTACTGGCCGACGGGGGAAGTGCTTTCGGTCTTCGAAGCGGCCATGCGGTACAAGTCGAGCGGCACTCCCCTGGTCGTGCTTGCTGGGGCCGAATACGGGACCGGAAGCAGTCGCGACTGGGCCGCCAAAGGAACGGCCCTCTTGGGAATCCGCGCTGTCCTGGCCACCAGTTTCGAGCGCATCCACCGGAGCAATCTCGTGGGAATGGGAGTGCTTCCCCTTCAATTTCCAGGAGGCCAGACATGGCAAGGCCTGGGTTTGACCGGCGAAGAGGTGATCGATATTCTCGAGCCGGAAACAGGACTAACTCCGCGATGTTGCGTGCGGGTGGTTGCCCGGAAGAGCGACGGCCAAACCATCGAGTTCTCCTGTGTGGCGCGAATCGACACCCCCGTCGAGCTTGAGTACTATCGCCATGGTGGCATCTTACCGATGGTGCTGCGGAAACTCCTTTCCGTACCCTGA